From a region of the Betta splendens chromosome 5, fBetSpl5.4, whole genome shotgun sequence genome:
- the LOC129604140 gene encoding uncharacterized protein LOC129604140 produces the protein MPAWAAARQEHVQALKGARQCNAVRKRCRDFPGSECEPKAPGPSDRNPEDANRPGATACLGSKGQESARGTASVLGTITPPCGNKHLQTGRRPDDVPPERLGAGATVCIQHEVYSPPASEVAQRKTQISDLQGVTISVRQEDIAVRGDPRGRWPSPKALGVPLCLSGGWADSPRSVSSGARKDNNAPSPSSPSPVAALTPNGGKAGHSISSSFTTDLPMASLKGPGRLALTSSINFCRNLVDLNPVFWLSIVAAIQFPSSISPYNFVTPAIFYVPAVQFPCSLSP, from the exons ATGCCGGCGTGGGCTGCAGCAAGGCAGGAGCACGTACAAGCACTGAAGGGAGCCCGGCAATGTAACGCAGTGAGGAAACGGTGCAGGGACTTTCCAGGGTCAGAGTGTGAGCCTAAAGCACCGGGACCTTCAGACAGAAACCCAGAGGATGCAAACAGGCCCGGTGCCACAGCCTGCCTGGGCAGTAAAGGCCAAGAGTCTGCGAGAGGCACCGCCTCTGTGCTTGGGACCATCACTCCACCGTGTGGAAACAAACACCTACAAacag GTCGTCGGCCGGATGATGTTCCACCTGAAAGACTGGGAGCAGGAGCTACTGTATGTATACAGCATGAGGTTTATAGTCCTCCTGCATCAGAAGTAGCACAACGAAAAACACAGATAAGTGATCT TCAAGGCGTCacgatcagcgtccgccaggaggacatcgccgttcggggggatccccgtggacgctggcccagcccaaaggcactgggtgtgcccctctgcctcagcggcggctgggcagacTCTCCGCG TTCTGTTAGCTCAGGTGCCCGAAAGGACAACAATGCCCCCTCTCCCTCATCTCCTTCCCCTGTAGCAGCACTAACTCCCAATGGAGGAAAAGCTGGCCACTCCATCAGTTCGTCCTTCACCACAGATCTTCCTATGGCTTCTCTAAAAGGACCAGGCAGACtggccctcacctcctccatcaacTTCTGCAGAAACCTTGTTGATCTGAACCCTGTCTTCTGGCTCAGCATTGTGGCTGCGATCCAATTCCCATCTTCCATCAGCCCCTACAACTTTGTCACCCCGGCCATCTTCT ATGTACCTGCGGTGCAGTTTCCCTGCTCCCTGTCACCCTGA